Proteins encoded by one window of Sporocytophaga myxococcoides:
- a CDS encoding chemotaxis protein CheW translates to MSIENLNVSNSYLSFKLENETFAVTVERVHEILEIPTVTKVPKSPDFMTGVINLRGNVLPVIDTRIKFGLAKTDFTIDSCIIVLSIMMENEQITIGALVDSVQEVLELSSEKILPSPALGSKYKAEFIQGMIKNDEDFIMVLNIDEVFSINELHQMKENTSETII, encoded by the coding sequence ATGAGCATAGAAAATCTGAATGTAAGTAATTCTTACCTATCATTTAAGTTGGAAAACGAAACTTTTGCTGTAACTGTCGAAAGGGTACATGAAATATTGGAAATACCCACGGTAACAAAAGTTCCTAAATCTCCAGACTTTATGACAGGAGTAATTAACCTTAGAGGTAATGTCTTGCCTGTAATTGATACACGCATAAAATTTGGACTGGCTAAAACTGATTTTACAATCGATTCCTGCATCATAGTTCTTTCTATCATGATGGAGAATGAACAGATCACCATTGGAGCATTGGTGGATTCGGTTCAGGAAGTACTTGAGCTTTCATCAGAAAAAATACTGCCTTCTCCTGCATTAGGAAGTAAATATAAAGCTGAGTTTATTCAAGGTATGATAAAGAACGATGAAGATTTCATCATGGTCCTTAATATTGATGAAGTTTTTTCTATCAATGAACTTCATCAGATGAAAGAAAACACATCTGAAACCATTATTTAA
- a CDS encoding helix-turn-helix domain-containing protein → MKFDKHPPTEKLKPYIKHFVVSENLVENEYKVFPSSGLVIGFQYKGQLSTIHNNTESKLTSAGITGISDSYKIFKNSANIGTVLVYFTETGFTHFSSNPANELFNLSIALEDIFDKQAIKDIEEKLAIATTDQQRINIVELFLFTQLKDKQTDNLIIEAVKLIYQSKGTIRIKELNEKLDISLSPFEKRFRKIVGTTPKKFASIIRFNSIINSLSSNKSLTEICYENNFFDQAHFIKDFKQFTGDTPENFKRFL, encoded by the coding sequence ATGAAGTTCGACAAACACCCTCCTACTGAAAAACTAAAACCCTACATCAAACATTTTGTAGTGTCAGAGAACCTTGTCGAAAATGAATATAAGGTTTTTCCTTCTTCTGGTCTTGTCATCGGATTTCAGTACAAAGGACAACTTTCGACTATTCATAACAATACTGAAAGCAAATTGACTTCCGCAGGAATAACAGGTATTTCCGACAGTTATAAAATCTTTAAAAATTCAGCTAACATCGGAACCGTTTTAGTTTATTTTACGGAAACAGGATTTACTCATTTTTCCTCTAACCCAGCCAATGAATTATTTAATCTAAGCATTGCCCTGGAAGACATTTTTGATAAACAAGCAATAAAAGACATTGAAGAAAAACTTGCTATTGCTACGACTGACCAACAACGAATAAATATTGTTGAATTATTCTTATTCACTCAATTAAAAGATAAACAAACGGACAATCTGATCATTGAAGCAGTAAAGCTTATATACCAAAGCAAAGGCACTATCCGAATAAAAGAACTCAATGAAAAACTCGACATCAGTCTGAGTCCGTTCGAAAAAAGGTTTAGAAAAATTGTTGGCACTACACCTAAAAAGTTCGCTTCCATTATCCGCTTTAATTCGATTATTAACAGCCTCAGCAGCAATAAATCATTAACTGAAATCTGTTACGAAAATAACTTCTTTGATCAGGCTCATTTTATTAAAGACT
- a CDS encoding GNAT family N-acetyltransferase produces the protein MNLQILHANEGDLEAILRLQKECYQTEAELHNEYNIPPLNQTIIEIKTEMDKGTLFLKAILNGQIVGSVRACNNNGTVYIGRLIVDKEFQNQKIGQTLMKEIETQLSNCNRYELFTGFKSAKNLFLYQKLGYREFKRQPINDNLILVYLEKIR, from the coding sequence ATGAATCTACAAATTTTGCATGCGAATGAAGGTGATTTGGAAGCAATACTCAGACTTCAAAAGGAATGTTATCAAACTGAAGCAGAACTTCATAATGAATATAATATTCCACCACTGAACCAGACCATAATCGAAATTAAAACAGAAATGGACAAAGGAACACTGTTTTTAAAAGCCATCTTAAATGGACAAATAGTTGGGTCTGTTCGTGCATGCAACAATAATGGCACCGTTTACATAGGACGACTAATTGTAGATAAAGAATTCCAAAACCAGAAAATCGGACAGACCTTAATGAAAGAAATAGAAACTCAACTCAGCAATTGTAATCGTTATGAACTTTTTACAGGATTCAAGAGTGCAAAAAATTTATTTCTCTATCAGAAATTAGGATATAGAGAATTTAAAAGACAGCCAATAAATGATAATTTAATTTTGGTATATTTAGAAAAAATCAGATAA
- a CDS encoding chemotaxis protein CheD codes for MNKILTHYLYPAALFADNRPHEVITVLGTCVSVCLYDPVLKIGGINHYMLPLWNGEGLPSPKYGNIAIEKLQEKMICLGSQKKDLQAKIFGGLGKSTTANVLNIGQRNCKLAKVMLKQMQIPIVASHLGGGLARKLKFYTHTGEVHMKFV; via the coding sequence ATGAATAAAATTTTGACACATTACCTGTATCCAGCTGCTTTATTTGCAGATAATCGTCCTCATGAAGTAATTACTGTCTTAGGGACCTGCGTATCAGTTTGTCTTTATGATCCGGTACTTAAAATAGGAGGTATCAATCATTATATGCTTCCATTATGGAACGGCGAAGGTTTACCTTCACCTAAATATGGAAATATTGCGATTGAAAAGCTGCAGGAAAAAATGATTTGTCTTGGCAGCCAAAAGAAAGATCTGCAAGCTAAAATTTTTGGTGGTTTAGGAAAGTCTACCACTGCCAATGTTCTCAATATCGGGCAGCGGAACTGTAAACTTGCTAAAGTAATGTTGAAACAGATGCAGATACCAATTGTAGCAAGTCATTTAGGAGGAGGTTTAGCCCGTAAGTTGAAATTCTATACTCATACAGGTGAAGTTCATATGAAATTTGTTTAA
- a CDS encoding DUF4372 domain-containing protein, whose translation MLYGVFSYCNGLREICEGMLACKGKLLHLGLDKAPARSIGGQISILERINIQYPKFNILKLGGD comes from the coding sequence CTGCTTTATGGAGTTTTTAGTTACTGTAATGGGCTTAGAGAGATCTGTGAAGGCATGCTTGCTTGTAAAGGTAAATTGCTTCATTTAGGTCTTGATAAAGCTCCTGCCCGAAGTATTGGCGGGCAAATAAGTATTTTAGAAAGAATTAATATACAATATCCTAAGTTCAACATCTTGAAACTAGGTGGGGATTAG
- a CDS encoding protein-glutamate methylesterase/protein-glutamine glutaminase, which produces MKNKIKVLIVDDSAVVRKMLTEILNSDSTIEVMATASDPYFAAMKIQHEIPDVITLDVEMPKMDGLTFLRKIMSQHPIPVVIISSLTDKGTETAIKALEYGAVEVITKPKLESNESWEDSKMRIIDIIKAASLSKPGRKAHFEKVAPKLSADAMISSSGPTSMIKTTEKVVAVGASTGGTEAIRVLLEGMPLDAPGIVIVQHMPELFTKSFALRLNELCRITVKEAENGDSVLRGRALIAPGNKHMLLKRSGARYYVEVKDGPLVNRHKPAVDVLFRSTARYAGANSIGVLLTGMGDDGAKGLLEMKQAGAKTIAQDEKSSVVFGMPKEAIKLDAADKVLSLELIASQILKLTL; this is translated from the coding sequence GTGAAAAATAAAATAAAAGTTTTGATTGTTGATGATTCTGCGGTGGTGAGGAAAATGTTAACAGAAATTCTGAATTCTGATTCTACCATAGAGGTGATGGCAACCGCTTCTGATCCTTATTTTGCGGCGATGAAAATACAGCACGAAATCCCTGATGTGATTACGCTTGATGTTGAGATGCCCAAAATGGATGGATTGACATTCTTAAGAAAGATTATGTCTCAGCACCCTATTCCTGTTGTGATTATTTCAAGTCTTACAGATAAAGGTACAGAGACAGCGATAAAGGCATTAGAATATGGAGCCGTGGAAGTAATTACAAAACCCAAATTGGAATCCAATGAGTCGTGGGAAGATTCGAAAATGAGGATCATCGATATTATTAAAGCGGCTTCACTATCAAAACCAGGACGTAAAGCCCACTTCGAGAAGGTAGCTCCAAAATTATCTGCGGATGCCATGATTAGTTCTTCCGGTCCTACCAGCATGATCAAGACAACTGAGAAGGTAGTTGCTGTCGGTGCTTCTACTGGTGGAACTGAAGCGATCCGTGTGCTGCTCGAAGGGATGCCCCTGGATGCTCCGGGTATTGTCATTGTGCAACATATGCCCGAATTGTTTACCAAATCATTTGCCTTGAGACTCAACGAGCTTTGCAGGATCACAGTGAAAGAAGCGGAGAATGGGGATAGTGTTTTAAGGGGAAGAGCATTAATTGCCCCAGGGAACAAACATATGCTGCTTAAAAGAAGTGGTGCAAGATATTATGTAGAAGTGAAAGATGGCCCATTGGTAAACAGACACAAACCTGCGGTAGATGTGCTGTTTAGATCTACTGCCCGTTACGCTGGCGCTAACAGTATCGGAGTATTACTTACAGGAATGGGTGATGACGGTGCAAAAGGGTTATTGGAAATGAAACAAGCAGGGGCAAAAACCATTGCTCAGGATGAGAAAAGCAGTGTGGTGTTTGGAATGCCTAAAGAAGCTATAAAATTAGATGCCGCGGATAAAGTACTTTCACTTGAGCTTATTGCTTCTCAAATATTAAAGCTAACGTTATAG
- a CDS encoding sensor histidine kinase produces the protein MKLSDEELIHELQLRLSEKQPSLKEMNDLMAQLQQLNKKLEQSETMKSNFLSNIRNEIINPFTAILGLSESILKSSGEDMDKVKTMASLIHLEAFGLDFQLRNIFAAAELEAGEGHPQIITTEITNLLKGAIDSFKEMANRKILVIEFSSSPSEIKFNTDPLKFQLIISNLLSNAIEFSYPDSKINIYAGLQSEGLVIKVTDYGIGIKAVDVPKIFDRFQQLESGMTKSHKGHGLGLAVAQALAENLKGTLSVSSGKQGSTFILFLPLSEEWNNSNYSEEGNDTFFINEEKF, from the coding sequence ATGAAATTATCCGATGAAGAATTAATTCATGAATTGCAATTGCGATTGTCGGAAAAACAACCCTCCTTAAAGGAGATGAATGATCTTATGGCACAACTTCAGCAGTTGAATAAGAAGCTGGAACAGTCGGAAACAATGAAGAGCAATTTTCTCTCTAATATTCGCAATGAGATCATTAATCCATTTACAGCGATTTTGGGATTATCCGAAAGTATTCTTAAGTCTAGTGGAGAGGATATGGACAAGGTAAAGACAATGGCCTCGCTAATACATCTGGAAGCTTTCGGTCTGGATTTTCAATTAAGAAATATATTCGCTGCCGCCGAATTAGAAGCGGGGGAAGGACATCCTCAAATTATTACTACAGAAATTACAAACCTTTTGAAGGGCGCTATTGATTCATTCAAAGAGATGGCCAACAGGAAAATTCTTGTGATAGAATTTTCTTCCTCACCATCCGAGATAAAATTTAATACTGATCCTTTAAAGTTTCAGCTTATCATTTCCAACCTTTTGTCCAATGCCATAGAGTTTAGCTACCCTGATTCTAAGATCAATATTTATGCTGGCCTGCAATCAGAGGGCTTAGTGATCAAGGTAACGGATTATGGAATTGGAATCAAAGCGGTAGATGTTCCTAAAATATTTGACAGGTTTCAGCAGCTGGAATCTGGAATGACCAAGAGCCACAAAGGACATGGTCTGGGGCTTGCCGTAGCTCAGGCCCTGGCGGAAAACTTAAAAGGAACTTTAAGTGTATCATCTGGCAAACAAGGTAGCACCTTTATTCTTTTTCTTCCATTGTCTGAGGAATGGAACAATTCAAATTATTCAGAAGAAGGAAACGATACATTTTTTATTAACGAGGAAAAGTTTTAA
- a CDS encoding CheR family methyltransferase → MVVVKMSNEEFRKMSSMIYSDYGIKMPPSKKTLLECRLQKRLNALNLYSFKEYCDFVFSPEGQRTELIQMIDVVTTNKTDFFRESIHFDFLSNHCFPAMTIGRDAGRPLRIWSAGCSSGEEPYTIAMVASEFAETRPFNFSIFGTDLSTEILKKAALAIYSEERTSVIPLVLKRKYFLRGKDDKNKTYKIVPELRQKLSLQRLNFMDHTYNVPYNFDIIFCRNVLIYFDKETQEKVINRLCDKLNKGGIFFLGHSESITDMNVPLQQIKPTIFRRI, encoded by the coding sequence ATGGTTGTAGTAAAAATGTCTAATGAGGAGTTCAGAAAAATGAGCTCTATGATTTATTCGGATTATGGAATTAAAATGCCACCGTCAAAAAAAACATTGCTTGAATGCCGGCTTCAAAAACGATTGAACGCCCTTAATTTATATTCATTTAAGGAATATTGTGATTTTGTTTTCAGTCCCGAAGGACAAAGGACGGAACTGATTCAAATGATCGATGTAGTGACTACCAATAAAACCGATTTTTTCAGAGAGTCAATTCATTTCGATTTTCTTAGCAATCATTGCTTTCCAGCAATGACTATAGGGCGGGATGCCGGACGTCCATTACGGATTTGGAGTGCAGGTTGTTCTAGCGGAGAGGAACCCTACACCATCGCTATGGTTGCTAGTGAATTTGCAGAAACCCGACCTTTTAATTTTTCCATCTTTGGAACTGACCTCTCCACAGAGATACTTAAGAAAGCGGCTCTGGCTATTTATTCAGAAGAAAGAACCAGTGTGATTCCTCTGGTATTAAAAAGAAAATATTTTCTAAGAGGAAAAGATGATAAGAATAAAACATACAAAATAGTTCCTGAATTAAGGCAGAAGCTCTCCCTCCAAAGATTGAATTTCATGGATCATACCTATAATGTTCCATATAATTTTGATATAATATTTTGCAGGAATGTTCTTATTTATTTTGATAAAGAGACTCAGGAAAAAGTCATCAACCGATTATGCGATAAGCTCAATAAAGGAGGTATTTTCTTTTTGGGACATTCTGAATCTATTACGGATATGAATGTTCCTTTGCAACAGATTAAACCTACTATATTCAGACGAATTTAG